The nucleotide sequence CTGGTAAGATCTCCCAGTCTGATGGCACACACCATGAAGACCCCGTGGAGTCCGGCTTCAGGAGTCCCCCAAATTAACAGCGAAATCATGGCCTCTACCCTGTAGGAGACCCCATCCAACAAAAAGAGCCACAGTTGCTCATCTCGGGAAATCAGTCCAACCTAATGCCCACCTAACCAGGTCACTAGCACCCACCAAGAGCACTTGACCCCAAAGTGTAACAAGGAACCCCCCCAAGGGGGATTGTGCTGGGTGGGGTTAAGCTAGGGATCTCTTCTGCACAAGGTGGTTCTTGAGCAAGTTTAAGGAACAGAAGGGACTAGACATGTCTTAGACGGTGAGGAAAATGTGTTCGTGACCAGTCATGAGACCAGGGGGGGGGAGAgcggggagcaggaggcagacaggAAAAAGCTCTGTCAGCCAGAAACTGGGCAGAGCCTTGGGAGTCAACCCGGAGACCAACCCAAACGATGCCCCCAACCCAGAGAAGACCTACTGGACCCTAACCGAGACAGGACAGAGACTGCTCCAAACCACACCTCCCCCAAGGAGCCCCCACGGGAGAACAAAATCTCTGAGTCCCCAGCGGAGGTATCTTTCCATGCTCACCATCATCCCCAGAAATAACCGTTGAATTCAGTGTGGGGCATGGAGAATAAGAATGTATACTGTGGCGGGATTCATTTCATACCAAACAActttaaataaagacagagaagGTAGTTTAACTGaatttctaaattctttattAATGAGATTGTAATCATATCAGAAGAATTACTTTACTTCAATATAAATCATTTCACTGTTCTCTATAAGCAGAAATTCAATTTGATTCAACATTTTGAGTGATATTACAGATGAAATATAACAGTGGAAACACAGAAATGAGGGGAACATGGATCGCGATGTAAAACTAACTTGttgaacagaagaggaaataggaatttttgtaaaaatcagaAGGAACCAGGAAAGGAATACATTGCAACCTGGCCTTGAGGCTATCTCTACTGTgccttaaaatgttattttctgttttcagtaatATGCACAATCCAGCCACTAATCAATTATGTTAGACTCAAAAATCACGGAGTTAGAATGTTTTCTGCAGTCTTCCTCCGTACTTCACCCTTAaccttttctatttatctttctcGTTAATTTGGGAAATCATCAAGGGATGTGGGTGGAGTAAGAGCCAACAGTAAGCACTTTTGCTCCTGATCTCACCCATCCCTGGAGAGCTCAGCCCCCAACGCAGTGGGCTGTCAGGAAGAGTAAATTGCCCCCTCTGATGCCATAGTCCGCCATGGTCTTCCCATCTTCCAGCCTCTTGCCATTGCAAGTCACAACCTGATTCCCAGGCATGATAGCGGTCTTGGTCTCTATCATCTGTTTCACCTGGGCCCCTGAGCTGGACCCTCTGCCCCTCATTGCATAACTCCACCAGAACCGAGGGCAGCTCCTCATCCCTGGGCTTCACCACCTTCAGAGTGAGGTGCATGGTCGTCTGCTTGTCAATGCCGTAAGACAACAGCTTCCTCTGGAGCTTCAGGATCTTGGAG is from Ailuropoda melanoleuca isolate Jingjing unplaced genomic scaffold, ASM200744v2 unplaced-scaffold11348, whole genome shotgun sequence and encodes:
- the LOC117797699 gene encoding LOW QUALITY PROTEIN: ubiquitin D-like (The sequence of the model RefSeq protein was modified relative to this genomic sequence to represent the inferred CDS: inserted 2 bases in 1 codon), with protein sequence GGDSVDLHCYLEDRVKKISEHVRAKTKIPMQDQVLLLGSKILKLQRKLLSYGIDKQTTMHLTLKVVKPRDEELPSVLVELCNEGQRXSSSGAQVKQMIETKTAIMPGNQVVTCNGKRLEDGKTMADYGIRGGNLLFLTAHCVGG